One part of the Sorangiineae bacterium MSr11954 genome encodes these proteins:
- a CDS encoding HEAT repeat domain-containing protein produces the protein MSESAAAASYAAEKGARPFALSGTQRHFERDRPFAVDHLKLDLDLDFASKSVAGTATLSLRRVDPVATEILLDAIGFDLKSVTVDGAASPYVYDGSILRIAIPGSLESGDVAITYRATPRRGLYFLEPDEHVPQRPRQVWSQCQEEDARHFLPCHDKPHVKMTTEMIVTVPNGNGVLSNGELLAKETPDEGPWRFHWKMNAPHPSYLLTLVAGEFSELTDEVAGVPLTYLVPKGREADGLATFGNTPAMVRYFAELTGVPYPWNKYAQIVVSDFIFGGMENTTATTMYEHILLDERARIDVTSDDLIAHELAHQWFGDYVTCRDWSEGWLNEGFATFMEHVWREKLLGRDEYEVAVKGDLDAYLGEAAGRYRRPVVYQTYDAPLDLFDRHLYEKGGLVLHLLRREIGDTLFWRGVGNYLRRHAHGVVETRDLLRALEEVSGRSLGQLFDQWIYRPGHPELEVSLAWDKKVLSVTVKQTQSATDDVPNVFEFPLQLARVDAEGRVYRETLRVTQRSETFTLPVEERPSFVVVDPEMRVLGQVTLKVPGDMLRTQLVKAESARGRWLAANALAKNDDPVTIAALGERLADEAEFWAVRAAAAEALGDIRANAAFDLLAAHADTKHPKVRRAVVRALGRFRTAKAVEVLRPKALRDESYLVEAEAARALGHTKQPPAYDTLLDVIERPSWADVIRVGAIDGLASLRDDRAVPHLLSRTRYGHSTRARRAAILALPKVAADRKAREALEDLLDDSDPHLRVDVARALADLGDTKARGALRARLEVDLDPRVRRRIREVLRDLGGESKRAVEQVREELEKVQNEHTELKARLAQIEARLGDASGTRGPADKPVASATKSNGASAPAKPLKAKPAKVVHAVSKAKAKSKPVRRGR, from the coding sequence ATGTCTGAATCGGCCGCCGCTGCATCCTACGCCGCCGAGAAAGGTGCCCGTCCGTTCGCTTTGAGCGGTACCCAGCGCCACTTCGAGCGCGATCGCCCCTTTGCGGTCGACCATCTGAAACTCGACCTCGATCTCGATTTCGCGAGCAAGAGCGTCGCCGGCACGGCGACCTTGAGCCTGCGCCGGGTCGACCCCGTGGCCACGGAGATCCTGCTCGACGCCATCGGGTTCGACCTGAAGTCGGTGACCGTCGACGGCGCCGCGAGCCCCTACGTTTACGATGGAAGCATCCTGCGGATCGCCATCCCAGGGTCCCTCGAGTCCGGCGACGTGGCCATCACGTACCGGGCCACCCCTCGCCGCGGACTTTATTTCCTCGAGCCGGACGAGCACGTTCCGCAGAGGCCGCGTCAGGTCTGGAGCCAATGCCAGGAGGAGGACGCCCGGCATTTTCTACCGTGCCACGACAAGCCGCACGTGAAGATGACCACGGAGATGATCGTCACCGTCCCGAACGGAAACGGTGTGCTCTCCAACGGTGAGCTCCTCGCGAAGGAGACCCCGGACGAAGGACCCTGGCGTTTTCATTGGAAGATGAACGCCCCGCACCCGAGTTATCTTCTCACCTTGGTCGCGGGCGAGTTCTCCGAGCTCACCGACGAGGTGGCCGGGGTGCCGCTCACGTACTTGGTCCCCAAGGGCCGCGAAGCCGATGGCCTCGCCACCTTCGGCAACACGCCCGCGATGGTGCGCTACTTCGCCGAGCTCACGGGGGTGCCGTACCCGTGGAACAAGTACGCGCAGATCGTGGTGAGCGACTTCATCTTCGGCGGCATGGAGAACACCACCGCCACCACCATGTACGAGCACATCTTGCTCGACGAGCGCGCGCGCATCGACGTGACGTCCGACGACCTGATCGCCCACGAGCTGGCCCACCAGTGGTTCGGCGACTACGTCACGTGCCGCGATTGGTCCGAAGGGTGGCTCAACGAAGGCTTCGCCACCTTCATGGAGCACGTCTGGCGCGAGAAGCTCCTGGGGCGCGACGAGTACGAGGTCGCCGTCAAGGGCGATCTCGACGCGTACTTGGGCGAGGCCGCGGGGCGTTACCGCCGGCCCGTCGTGTACCAGACCTACGACGCGCCGCTCGATCTGTTCGATCGCCACCTGTACGAGAAGGGCGGCCTGGTGCTGCACCTGCTCCGGCGCGAGATCGGCGATACGCTCTTCTGGCGCGGCGTCGGCAACTACCTCCGACGGCACGCCCATGGCGTGGTGGAGACGCGCGATCTGTTGCGCGCCCTCGAGGAGGTGAGCGGCCGTAGCTTGGGGCAGCTGTTCGATCAGTGGATTTACCGCCCCGGGCACCCCGAGCTCGAGGTGAGCCTCGCCTGGGACAAGAAGGTGCTCTCGGTCACCGTGAAGCAAACGCAGTCGGCCACCGACGACGTGCCGAACGTGTTCGAGTTCCCTCTGCAGCTCGCGCGGGTCGACGCCGAAGGCCGGGTCTACCGCGAGACGTTGCGCGTGACCCAGCGCTCGGAGACGTTCACCCTCCCGGTGGAGGAGCGTCCCAGCTTCGTGGTGGTCGACCCCGAGATGCGGGTGCTCGGCCAGGTGACCCTCAAGGTGCCGGGCGACATGCTGCGCACGCAGCTGGTGAAGGCCGAGAGCGCGCGCGGGCGATGGCTCGCGGCCAACGCGCTCGCGAAGAACGACGATCCCGTCACCATCGCAGCGCTGGGCGAGCGGCTCGCGGACGAGGCGGAGTTCTGGGCCGTGCGGGCCGCGGCCGCCGAAGCGCTGGGCGACATCCGCGCGAACGCGGCATTCGATCTGCTCGCGGCGCACGCCGACACCAAGCACCCCAAGGTGCGCCGCGCGGTGGTGCGGGCGCTCGGCCGGTTCCGCACGGCCAAGGCGGTGGAGGTGCTGCGCCCCAAGGCGCTGCGCGACGAGAGCTACCTGGTGGAGGCGGAGGCGGCGCGCGCGCTGGGCCACACGAAGCAGCCGCCCGCGTACGACACGTTGCTCGACGTCATCGAGCGCCCCTCGTGGGCCGACGTGATCCGGGTCGGCGCCATCGACGGCCTGGCCTCGCTCCGCGACGATCGCGCGGTTCCGCACTTGCTGTCGCGCACCCGCTACGGTCACTCCACCCGCGCCCGGCGCGCGGCGATCCTGGCGCTGCCCAAGGTCGCCGCCGACCGCAAGGCCCGCGAAGCCCTCGAAGATTTGCTCGACGACTCCGACCCGCACTTGCGCGTCGACGTGGCGCGCGCGCTCGCGGATCTGGGCGATACCAAGGCGCGCGGAGCGTTGCGGGCGCGGCTCGAGGTCGATCTCGATCCGCGCGTGCGAAGGCGCATCCGCGAGGTGCTGCGCGATCTGGGCGGCGAATCGAAGCGGGCCGTCGAGCAGGTGCGCGAGGAGCTGGAGAAGGTGCAGAACGAGCACACCGAGCTGAAGGCGCGCCTGGCGCAGATCGAGGCGAGGCTGGGCGATGCGTCGGGCACGCGCGGGCCGGCCGATAAACCCGTTGCCTCGGCAACGAAATCGAACGGCGCCAGCGCGCCGGCGAAGCCGCTGAAGGCGAAGCCCGCGAAGGTGGTGCACGCGGTGTCGAAGGCCAAGGCGAAGAGCAAGCCGGTACGGAGGGGGCGATGA
- a CDS encoding RNA polymerase sigma factor, which yields MSGRLLSLSPPLAQAAEAVDVDELAPESEVQRPRQSGIDLSFRALYEKEVDFIWRNLRRLGVPEADLEDKTQEVFVVAHRRFAEFVDRGFGARAWLFQIALRVAADTRRHRRRHPEDADGGAAMARQSIEADQTGSISRRERLARLDRALASIQLEKRAVLVLYEIEEQTAPEIARALGISVNTVYSRLRVARAELELALKRELSVRGGV from the coding sequence GTGAGTGGACGCTTGCTTTCCCTTTCCCCACCGCTCGCGCAGGCCGCAGAGGCCGTAGACGTCGATGAACTCGCGCCAGAGTCCGAGGTGCAGAGGCCACGTCAGTCGGGCATCGATCTGAGCTTCCGCGCCCTCTACGAAAAAGAGGTCGACTTCATCTGGCGCAACCTGCGACGGCTCGGTGTCCCCGAGGCCGATCTCGAGGACAAGACCCAGGAGGTCTTCGTCGTCGCGCACCGGCGTTTCGCCGAGTTCGTCGATCGCGGCTTCGGCGCGCGCGCGTGGCTCTTTCAAATCGCCCTGCGCGTCGCGGCCGATACGCGACGCCATCGCCGGCGCCACCCGGAAGACGCCGACGGCGGTGCGGCCATGGCCCGTCAATCCATCGAAGCGGATCAAACGGGCTCGATCTCGCGCCGCGAACGACTCGCTCGCCTCGATCGCGCGCTCGCCAGCATCCAACTCGAGAAGCGCGCGGTCCTCGTCCTCTACGAGATCGAGGAGCAGACGGCCCCCGAGATCGCTCGCGCGCTCGGAATCTCCGTGAACACCGTGTATTCGAGGCTCCGTGTTGCGCGGGCCGAACTCGAGCTGGCGCTCAAACGCGAGCTCTCTGTGCGAGGTGGAGTATGA
- a CDS encoding enoyl-CoA hydratase-related protein — translation MSEQAAQAGGAGQTEGAGRAPISVSRHGGVIVFTIDRPERMNSLSRETILSFGRLTREAVADDSVRAIVVTGAGDKVFCAGADLKERQKMDENDVRKQLELYRTELGELGRSPKPVIAAINGGAFGGGLELALLCDLRVAAAHATLSLPETSLGIIPGAGGTQRLPRIVGEARAKEMILLARRLTAEEALGWGLVNRVVPAGTDLLGDVLAWIEPISNGAPLAQAAALQAIDRALDTSLELGLELEKVSYDTVLVSEDRREALEAFAAKRKPNFRGK, via the coding sequence ATGAGCGAGCAAGCGGCGCAGGCCGGAGGAGCAGGGCAAACGGAGGGCGCGGGGCGCGCGCCGATTTCGGTGAGCCGCCACGGGGGCGTGATCGTGTTCACCATCGATCGCCCCGAGCGGATGAACAGCTTGTCGCGCGAGACCATCCTCTCCTTCGGGCGGCTCACGCGCGAGGCGGTCGCCGACGATTCGGTGCGCGCCATCGTGGTGACCGGCGCCGGCGACAAGGTGTTTTGCGCGGGCGCCGATCTCAAAGAGCGCCAGAAGATGGACGAGAACGACGTGCGCAAACAGCTCGAGCTGTATCGCACCGAGCTGGGGGAGCTCGGGCGATCGCCCAAGCCGGTGATCGCCGCCATCAACGGCGGGGCGTTCGGCGGGGGGCTCGAGCTGGCGCTGCTCTGCGATCTGCGCGTGGCCGCGGCGCACGCGACCTTGTCGCTCCCCGAGACGTCGCTCGGGATCATCCCGGGCGCGGGGGGAACGCAGCGTTTGCCGCGCATCGTGGGGGAGGCGCGCGCCAAGGAGATGATCCTCCTCGCGCGGCGTCTCACGGCGGAGGAGGCGCTCGGGTGGGGGCTCGTCAACCGCGTGGTGCCCGCGGGCACGGACCTCTTGGGCGACGTGCTCGCGTGGATCGAGCCCATCTCGAACGGCGCTCCGCTGGCGCAAGCTGCGGCCCTGCAGGCGATCGATCGCGCGCTCGACACGAGCTTGGAGCTCGGTCTCGAGCTGGAAAAAGTCAGTTACGACACCGTGCTCGTAAGCGAGGATCGCCGTGAGGCGCTCGAAGCTTTCGCCGCGAAGCGGAAGCCAAATTTCCGCGGAAAATAA
- a CDS encoding sigma-70 family RNA polymerase sigma factor translates to MTTSEATVHVARDHASPSSPQACRNEAAACEAHQVGPELDDDIPPPPESEQRVRTKKRSRRRGGKRRMRGNNRERADRAAKEIRRYLPIVHQMVTRLLVKVPSNVLREDLIAAGTFGLLASIRRDGAVRSPTFEWYARVRIRGAIMDELRNQDWLSRRARREVHNVYGDPLPSERCAFVGFDDLTGGLQSVFNADVSPPTPLEVMEADQKRSALKSALKTLSERERHILFLHYFQGEQFKTIAETLGVSLPRVSQLHWRAVSKLREVLSAMAA, encoded by the coding sequence ATGACCACCTCCGAAGCTACCGTGCACGTCGCACGGGATCACGCTTCGCCTTCGAGCCCGCAGGCTTGCCGGAACGAGGCTGCCGCGTGTGAAGCGCACCAAGTAGGTCCCGAGCTCGACGACGACATTCCGCCACCACCGGAGAGCGAGCAGCGCGTTCGCACGAAGAAGCGCTCACGGCGCCGCGGTGGCAAGCGGCGCATGCGCGGCAACAACCGCGAGCGCGCCGATCGGGCCGCGAAGGAGATCCGTCGGTACTTGCCGATCGTGCACCAGATGGTGACGCGTCTTCTGGTGAAGGTGCCCTCCAATGTGCTCCGCGAGGACCTGATCGCCGCGGGCACATTCGGGCTCCTTGCCTCCATCCGCCGGGATGGCGCGGTGCGCAGCCCGACCTTCGAGTGGTACGCGCGCGTGCGCATCCGCGGCGCCATCATGGACGAGCTCCGGAACCAGGACTGGCTGTCGCGCCGCGCCCGGCGCGAGGTGCACAACGTCTACGGCGATCCGCTCCCCTCGGAGCGCTGCGCCTTCGTGGGCTTCGACGATTTGACGGGCGGGCTTCAATCCGTCTTCAACGCCGACGTGAGCCCGCCCACCCCGCTCGAGGTGATGGAGGCCGACCAAAAGCGCAGCGCGCTCAAGTCGGCCCTGAAGACGCTCTCCGAGCGCGAGCGGCATATCCTTTTTCTGCACTACTTCCAGGGCGAGCAGTTCAAGACCATCGCCGAGACGCTCGGCGTCAGCTTGCCGCGGGTGTCGCAGCTCCACTGGCGCGCCGTCTCCAAGTTGCGCGAGGTGCTCTCGGCGATGGCGGCGTAG
- a CDS encoding protein kinase: MELEARKVPSPGAMLAGKYRVDQVLGSGGMGVVVSAFHVHLQDEVAIKLLRADRIVSGRSAERLMREARAARSIRSEHVARVFDVGVLDDGSPYIVMERLRGRDLATLLACDGPLAVEAATDVVLQACEALVEAHALGIVHRDLKPANLFQTHRVDGSSCVKVLDFGVSKMMTRDGDSRVAALSSIASPAPGACAPERLVRRDSSSNEDSLSPVTADTTLETCDLPGNARRGVDGAPFSGRIERARSMVGPVGYLTGTDARLGSPSYMAPEQIASARHVDARADIWSLGTIVYELLAGRAAFAGESLDEVTRSILEDAPVTLRRFRSDVPPALERVIARCLEKSPSNRLPNVATLAHALAPFASRRGRRSLERIVAVMQPEQVRTGTVPAFFAGLARPFAWRRRSMATVAAGAASVVVLSALFVNRWDRDAMDEKSVPVVAVSASAPASPGAATPAPAPIASTAVASPETSSIPTREESALIPAQRAPRTVRAAVPPSRAAAKVAHVSSASPPPSELPPVARAPVAPAPVASSPLAPSELDPGHLFDEPH, translated from the coding sequence ATGGAGCTGGAAGCCCGAAAAGTCCCGAGCCCTGGAGCGATGCTCGCGGGCAAATATCGGGTCGATCAGGTCCTTGGCTCGGGGGGGATGGGGGTCGTGGTCTCCGCGTTCCACGTTCATCTGCAGGACGAGGTGGCGATCAAGCTTCTGCGCGCGGACCGCATCGTTTCGGGACGCTCGGCGGAGCGCTTGATGCGCGAAGCCCGCGCCGCCCGCTCGATCCGCAGCGAGCACGTGGCGCGCGTCTTCGATGTGGGCGTCTTGGACGATGGGTCGCCCTACATCGTCATGGAGCGCTTGCGGGGGCGCGATCTCGCGACATTGCTGGCGTGCGACGGGCCTCTCGCGGTGGAGGCGGCGACCGATGTCGTGCTTCAGGCGTGCGAAGCGTTGGTGGAAGCGCACGCGCTGGGCATCGTGCATCGCGATCTCAAGCCGGCGAATCTGTTCCAAACACATCGGGTGGATGGCTCCTCGTGCGTCAAAGTCTTGGACTTTGGCGTGTCGAAAATGATGACGCGCGACGGCGATTCGCGGGTCGCGGCGCTCTCGTCCATCGCGTCACCCGCACCGGGTGCGTGCGCGCCGGAGCGGCTCGTTCGCCGTGATTCGAGCTCGAATGAGGACAGTCTGTCGCCCGTGACGGCCGACACCACGTTGGAGACGTGCGATCTGCCCGGGAACGCGCGACGGGGGGTCGATGGGGCGCCTTTTTCGGGGCGCATCGAGCGGGCGCGGTCGATGGTGGGGCCCGTGGGATACCTCACCGGAACGGACGCCCGACTGGGCTCGCCCTCGTACATGGCGCCCGAGCAAATCGCGTCGGCCCGCCACGTCGACGCGCGGGCGGACATTTGGTCGCTGGGCACCATCGTGTACGAGCTCCTGGCCGGCCGCGCGGCGTTCGCGGGCGAGTCGCTCGACGAGGTGACGCGATCGATCCTCGAGGACGCTCCCGTCACCCTCCGCCGCTTCCGCAGCGACGTTCCGCCGGCGCTCGAGCGCGTGATCGCGCGCTGTCTCGAAAAGTCGCCATCGAATCGCCTGCCCAATGTCGCCACCCTCGCCCACGCGCTGGCGCCGTTTGCGTCGCGCCGGGGGCGGCGGTCGCTCGAGCGCATCGTGGCCGTGATGCAGCCGGAGCAGGTTCGAACGGGCACGGTGCCGGCGTTTTTCGCGGGGCTTGCGCGGCCGTTCGCCTGGAGGCGAAGGTCGATGGCGACGGTCGCGGCGGGGGCCGCATCGGTCGTCGTTCTTTCGGCGCTCTTCGTCAATCGGTGGGATCGCGACGCGATGGACGAGAAATCCGTGCCGGTGGTGGCCGTTTCGGCGAGCGCGCCGGCCTCGCCTGGGGCCGCGACACCTGCGCCGGCGCCCATCGCGTCGACGGCGGTCGCGTCGCCCGAGACGTCTTCGATACCCACGCGCGAGGAGAGCGCCTTGATACCGGCACAGCGCGCTCCCCGAACGGTGCGGGCGGCCGTTCCGCCGAGCCGCGCGGCCGCCAAGGTGGCGCACGTTTCCTCCGCGTCGCCGCCTCCGTCGGAGCTCCCGCCGGTTGCCCGGGCACCCGTGGCTCCGGCACCCGTTGCGTCCTCACCCTTGGCACCCTCCGAGCTCGATCCGGGGCATTTGTTCGATGAGCCGCACTAG
- a CDS encoding DUF882 domain-containing protein has translation MRIAVLAWSVLATSLCVLSSVPARADVKHVVARGHTLDAIARRYHVPQKAIIDANHLHDPKHLRVGETLVIPGVQAPQSASQQSHTGAPATTKGAGDKAKAGKPQKPPTYAMAPRTPGVIHASRLATSEDFTIRVADRRGRTSPTALKSFERLLRSAGNQSHAIEPRLVALVGVVSNHFGSRKLEVISGFRPYSPTQHTAHSNHNAGKAIDFRVLGVPNEVLRDFCRTLKNVGVGYYPNSTFVHLDVRALPAYWIDYSKPGEPPRYNSPNVEADEGTSDVGAEIHAALGSDPASPSTGSGAGASDAGAAPTPPAASSTP, from the coding sequence ATGCGTATTGCCGTTCTTGCGTGGTCCGTGCTGGCGACCTCACTTTGTGTTCTCTCGAGTGTGCCAGCCCGCGCCGACGTCAAACACGTGGTCGCGCGGGGGCATACGTTGGACGCCATCGCGCGGCGGTACCACGTGCCGCAGAAGGCCATCATCGACGCCAACCACCTGCACGATCCCAAACACCTGCGGGTCGGCGAAACGCTCGTCATTCCCGGGGTGCAGGCGCCGCAATCGGCGTCACAGCAATCTCACACCGGCGCCCCTGCAACCACCAAAGGCGCGGGCGACAAGGCCAAGGCCGGCAAGCCGCAGAAGCCGCCCACGTACGCCATGGCCCCGCGCACGCCGGGCGTCATCCACGCGTCCCGCCTGGCGACCAGCGAAGACTTCACGATTCGGGTGGCCGACCGACGCGGTCGCACCTCGCCCACCGCGCTCAAGTCGTTCGAGCGCCTTTTGCGCAGCGCAGGAAACCAGAGTCACGCCATCGAGCCCCGATTGGTCGCCCTGGTCGGTGTGGTGTCCAACCATTTTGGCAGCCGCAAGCTCGAGGTCATCAGCGGCTTCCGGCCCTACTCGCCGACGCAGCACACGGCGCACTCCAACCACAACGCCGGCAAGGCCATCGATTTTCGCGTCTTGGGCGTCCCCAACGAGGTGCTGCGCGACTTTTGCCGCACGTTGAAGAACGTGGGCGTCGGCTACTACCCGAACAGCACCTTCGTGCACCTCGACGTGCGCGCCCTGCCCGCCTACTGGATCGACTATTCGAAGCCCGGCGAGCCCCCGCGCTACAATTCCCCCAACGTCGAGGCCGACGAAGGAACCAGCGACGTAGGCGCCGAGATCCACGCCGCGCTCGGGAGCGATCCTGCGAGTCCCAGCACGGGCTCCGGGGCCGGGGCCAGCGATGCGGGCGCCGCCCCCACCCCGCCGGCCGCATCCAGCACGCCGTAA